Proteins encoded together in one Mycobacterium sp. MS1601 window:
- a CDS encoding MbtH family protein: MSSNPFDDEDGTFYVLVNDEEQHSLWPTFADVPAGWTVAFGAANRSDCLAYVEENWTDMRPLSLRRSLQS, translated from the coding sequence ATGAGCAGCAATCCCTTCGATGACGAGGACGGCACCTTCTATGTGCTGGTCAACGACGAGGAACAGCACAGTCTGTGGCCGACGTTTGCCGACGTGCCGGCCGGTTGGACGGTGGCCTTCGGCGCGGCCAACCGTAGCGACTGCCTGGCCTATGTCGAGGAGAACTGGACTGATATGCGTCCGCTGAGCCTGCGGCGGTCGTTGCAGAGCTAG
- a CDS encoding STAS domain-containing protein produces the protein MPGSGTTRLYRPDPTSAEESRKSGTATFAVHRRNALRTEIAITGEIDAANGRALGQYVERHTGTSTQLLLDLRSVDFFGSQGFTALFYISVHCSRGDVDWMLLGGPPVRRLLTICDPHGELPLAADYEAAIARLNQQARRRMRAATAG, from the coding sequence ATGCCCGGTTCCGGCACCACGCGGCTGTACCGCCCGGACCCAACCTCGGCAGAAGAATCCCGCAAGTCCGGAACAGCCACATTCGCCGTCCACCGGCGCAACGCGCTACGCACCGAGATCGCCATCACCGGAGAGATCGACGCCGCCAACGGCCGCGCGCTCGGCCAGTACGTGGAGCGCCACACCGGCACCTCCACCCAGCTTCTCCTCGATCTCCGTTCCGTCGACTTCTTCGGCAGCCAGGGGTTCACCGCACTCTTTTACATCAGCGTGCACTGCTCACGTGGTGATGTCGACTGGATGCTGCTGGGCGGCCCGCCGGTCCGGCGTCTGCTGACCATCTGCGACCCCCACGGCGAACTGCCCCTGGCCGCGGATTACGAAGCGGCCATTGCTCGGCTGAACCAGCAAGCCCGCCGACGCATGCGCGCCGCCACCGCAGGCTGA
- a CDS encoding GntR family transcriptional regulator, which produces MRALSMDDPVLAVRPDLAGAGDLPAHMRIGQWLEHLIVSRALEPGDKLPSEIEIAQAVGVSRMTLRQSLSAIEAKGLIDRRRGRFGGNFVATPRFEFDHAGLPGFTEQMRRIQVEAGAQVLRATTRRAGADVRQQLSLKRGQQVHEVLRARSANGESIVLEETYFPAEIFPGMLSATLTGSLYAVMRDYGAAPFTADEHIEATVAGEQHAEILHVAPGFPLLLITRTSYTESGVPVEFSRDYHRSDRSRIRIKSRVDSDTEGRVDTFPASS; this is translated from the coding sequence GTGCGCGCACTGAGCATGGACGATCCGGTGCTGGCGGTCCGCCCGGACCTCGCCGGCGCCGGCGATCTGCCCGCGCACATGCGCATCGGGCAGTGGCTGGAACATCTGATCGTGTCGCGGGCCCTGGAGCCGGGGGACAAGCTGCCCTCGGAGATCGAGATCGCGCAGGCAGTCGGGGTCAGCCGGATGACGTTGCGCCAGTCGCTGAGTGCCATCGAGGCCAAGGGGCTGATCGACCGCCGCCGCGGCCGCTTCGGGGGCAACTTCGTGGCCACCCCGCGGTTCGAGTTCGACCACGCGGGCCTGCCGGGATTCACCGAGCAGATGCGGCGCATCCAGGTCGAAGCCGGGGCGCAGGTGCTGCGGGCCACCACCCGACGCGCCGGCGCCGACGTGCGACAACAACTGAGCCTCAAGCGGGGGCAGCAAGTCCACGAGGTGTTGCGCGCCCGGTCGGCCAATGGCGAGTCGATTGTGCTGGAGGAGACGTACTTCCCGGCCGAGATCTTTCCCGGCATGCTCTCGGCGACGTTGACCGGCTCGCTGTATGCGGTCATGAGGGACTACGGAGCTGCGCCGTTCACCGCCGACGAGCACATCGAGGCCACCGTGGCCGGTGAGCAGCACGCCGAGATCCTGCACGTCGCGCCGGGATTCCCGCTGCTGCTCATCACCCGGACGTCGTACACCGAAAGCGGTGTGCCCGTGGAGTTCTCCCGGGACTACCACCGCTCCGATCGCAGCCGGATCAGGATCAAGTCGCGCGTGGACAGTGATACCGAGGGTCGGGTCGACACCTTCCCGGCATCCTCCTGA
- a CDS encoding HAD family hydrolase, translating into MSRWLARTVDVIEQWSRTASPAVIFDFNGTLSDDEPILFDIFSELFATHLGWAMTAEDYHNKLLGMSDREIIEYAVDRHGSSDKPGVEELLKLRHGHYRDRVAGQSPITDPAVALVELLVSHNIPVAIVTGAQRDDVLAVLEHSPVRPWIPILIAEEDVVNGKPHPEGYLTAAGLLERNPADILVFEDSVPGVRAAQAAGMNCVAVSQDPSPQLRALVSTIVTGLSPDLLAGPLARRAR; encoded by the coding sequence GTGAGCAGATGGTTGGCTCGCACTGTGGACGTCATCGAGCAGTGGTCACGCACCGCCTCACCAGCGGTGATCTTCGATTTCAACGGCACCCTCTCCGATGACGAACCCATCCTGTTCGACATCTTCAGCGAGCTGTTCGCCACCCACCTGGGCTGGGCCATGACCGCTGAGGACTACCACAACAAGCTTCTCGGCATGTCCGACCGTGAGATCATCGAGTACGCCGTAGACCGCCACGGCAGTAGCGACAAGCCTGGCGTCGAGGAGCTGCTGAAACTGCGTCACGGCCATTACCGGGACAGGGTGGCCGGGCAGAGCCCCATCACCGATCCTGCCGTGGCGTTGGTGGAATTGCTTGTTTCCCACAACATTCCGGTGGCAATCGTGACCGGCGCACAGCGCGACGATGTGCTGGCGGTGCTGGAGCACAGTCCCGTGCGTCCGTGGATCCCCATCCTGATCGCCGAGGAAGACGTAGTAAACGGCAAGCCGCACCCCGAGGGCTACCTGACGGCGGCGGGACTGCTGGAGCGCAATCCGGCAGACATCCTGGTATTCGAGGATTCGGTACCCGGCGTGCGCGCTGCGCAAGCGGCGGGAATGAACTGTGTTGCGGTGAGCCAAGATCCGAGCCCGCAACTGCGCGCCCTGGTGTCCACCATCGTCACCGGCCTGTCCCCCGACCTGCTGGCCGGCCCCCTGGCCAGACGCGCCCGGTAG
- a CDS encoding GcvT family protein → MALPGRSEIVIIGGGVVGVSVAYHLAQRGKVDVTVLERRALTEGSTWHAAGLVGQLRSSSSLTQLMQKSVQTYQTLESVTGYATGWHGVGGLRVASSPQRWEELQRVYTQGKSYGFDIHLVDPAEAKRIFPLLNTDGVYGATWTPTDGYVDPSQLTFSFAAGARAAGVRIVQQCRVSRVERAGRRVTALLTDQGRIECDVVVNATGMWGAETAKLAGVNVAVNAVEHQYVVTEKFADLPAELPTFRDPDARFYLKPEAGALVVGGWEEGTKACWRTIPRDLGPELFAPNHDRFEGIAEGAANRLPAFGDMGIHTWVNGPIPFSPDAEPLMGLTEDIDNLFHCCGFSAGIAAAGGAGDAMANWIVDGDPGLDLWHFDVRRFGVPQNVPTVLDLASVQAYGHYYSIAFPNRQANPPRGQRRSAIYDRLRDRGAVFGAKFGFERANWFAPGTVDAEEIPTFGRSNAWEYIAAEHLAVRTGVGIVDQSSFSKFDISGAGALGLLQKVAGADMDTAVGKVVYTQLLNVRGGIEADVTITRLDSDRFYLVTGSGFGRHDVTFLLQNAPTDGSVVISDVTSAYGVLNVCGPKSRDVVAALSTDDFTFPYMTARQTDLGWAPVLALRTTYVGELGWELHIPTEYVRDVYDKLLEAGAPHGVRDVGYRAVETLRLEKQYLAWATDLRSDNNPFEVGLGGRIKIGKPALLAGPALSAIKRAGPRQRLRWFRTDADVVMHGGEMLVHTPTDTRVSVRSAGYGHTVGTTTFSAYLPVGIHDDDFEVEVMNDRYPATVLDRPLYDPAGERVRVDMTVT, encoded by the coding sequence ATGGCCCTTCCCGGCCGCAGTGAGATCGTGATCATCGGTGGCGGAGTCGTCGGCGTCAGCGTTGCCTACCACCTGGCGCAGCGCGGCAAGGTCGACGTCACCGTCCTGGAACGCCGAGCCCTCACCGAAGGCAGCACCTGGCATGCCGCCGGTCTGGTGGGGCAGTTGCGCAGCAGCTCCAGTTTGACCCAGCTGATGCAGAAGAGTGTGCAGACCTACCAGACGCTGGAGTCGGTCACCGGCTATGCCACCGGCTGGCACGGTGTCGGCGGTCTCCGTGTGGCGTCCAGCCCGCAACGCTGGGAGGAACTGCAGCGGGTGTACACCCAGGGCAAGAGCTACGGCTTCGACATCCATCTTGTGGATCCGGCCGAAGCCAAGAGAATTTTCCCGCTGCTCAACACCGATGGCGTGTACGGCGCCACCTGGACCCCCACCGACGGATATGTGGACCCGAGCCAGCTGACGTTCTCCTTCGCAGCCGGCGCACGCGCGGCTGGGGTGCGCATCGTGCAGCAGTGCCGGGTCTCTCGTGTCGAGCGGGCCGGCCGACGGGTGACTGCGCTGCTCACCGATCAAGGCCGCATCGAGTGTGACGTGGTGGTCAACGCCACCGGCATGTGGGGCGCCGAGACCGCCAAGCTCGCCGGGGTGAACGTCGCGGTCAATGCCGTCGAGCATCAGTACGTGGTCACCGAGAAGTTCGCCGACCTGCCCGCCGAGCTGCCCACCTTCCGCGACCCCGACGCCCGGTTCTATCTCAAGCCCGAAGCCGGGGCGCTCGTGGTCGGAGGTTGGGAAGAGGGCACCAAAGCCTGCTGGCGCACCATCCCGAGAGACCTCGGGCCCGAGCTGTTCGCTCCGAATCATGACCGCTTCGAAGGTATCGCCGAGGGTGCCGCCAATCGCCTACCAGCGTTCGGGGACATGGGAATTCACACCTGGGTCAACGGCCCCATCCCGTTTTCGCCGGATGCCGAACCGCTGATGGGGCTCACCGAGGATATCGACAACCTCTTCCACTGCTGTGGCTTCTCGGCCGGTATCGCCGCGGCCGGCGGCGCCGGCGACGCCATGGCGAACTGGATCGTCGACGGCGATCCCGGACTGGACCTGTGGCACTTCGACGTCCGCCGATTCGGCGTCCCGCAGAACGTGCCAACGGTGCTGGACCTGGCCTCGGTGCAGGCCTACGGCCATTATTACTCGATTGCCTTTCCGAACCGGCAGGCCAACCCTCCCCGCGGTCAGCGGCGCAGCGCGATCTACGACCGGCTCCGGGACCGCGGAGCGGTGTTCGGTGCGAAGTTCGGATTCGAGCGCGCCAACTGGTTTGCCCCGGGAACGGTTGACGCCGAGGAGATTCCGACATTCGGCCGCAGCAATGCTTGGGAGTACATCGCCGCTGAGCACCTCGCGGTGCGTACCGGTGTCGGCATCGTCGATCAGAGTTCGTTCTCCAAGTTCGACATCAGTGGCGCCGGCGCGCTGGGGTTGTTGCAGAAGGTGGCCGGCGCGGACATGGACACCGCAGTCGGCAAAGTGGTCTACACCCAGCTGCTCAACGTTCGCGGCGGCATCGAGGCCGATGTCACCATCACCCGGCTGGATTCGGACCGGTTCTACCTTGTCACCGGCAGCGGGTTCGGGCGCCACGACGTGACGTTCCTGCTGCAGAACGCGCCCACCGATGGGTCGGTGGTGATCTCCGATGTCACCTCCGCCTACGGAGTGCTCAACGTCTGCGGCCCGAAATCGCGCGACGTGGTGGCTGCGTTGAGCACCGACGACTTCACCTTCCCCTATATGACGGCCAGGCAGACCGATCTGGGCTGGGCTCCCGTGCTGGCCCTGCGTACCACCTACGTGGGCGAGCTGGGCTGGGAGCTCCACATCCCGACCGAGTACGTTCGCGACGTCTACGACAAACTCCTGGAAGCCGGTGCGCCACACGGTGTTCGCGACGTCGGCTACCGTGCCGTCGAGACCCTGCGGCTGGAGAAACAGTATCTGGCCTGGGCTACCGACCTGCGCTCGGACAACAACCCCTTCGAAGTCGGCCTCGGCGGGCGGATCAAGATAGGCAAGCCGGCACTGTTGGCGGGTCCCGCGCTGAGCGCCATCAAGCGCGCAGGTCCCCGGCAGCGTCTGCGCTGGTTTCGCACCGACGCCGATGTGGTGATGCACGGCGGCGAGATGCTGGTTCATACACCGACCGACACCAGGGTGAGTGTGCGCAGCGCCGGTTACGGTCACACCGTCGGCACCACCACGTTCTCGGCGTACCTGCCCGTCGGGATCCACGACGACGACTTCGAGGTGGAGGTGATGAATGACCGATACCCGGCCACCGTCTTGGACAGACCGCTGTACGACCCCGCGGGGGAGCGGGTGCGGGTTGACATGACCGTTACGTGA
- a CDS encoding choline/ethanolamine kinase family protein: MSFLSTEAEVTALLDQLPALAGPREVVELSGGLTNRNFKVTTAAGRFVARCTDTSTNFLEIDRDQEHYNTRAAEQAGIGAPVIDYRPDLGVLLLGFVDGKTLSNADFQRPDVIAKAAASCRILHAGPRFQGRFDMFERQPGYLKTVQDNGFAMPSDYLDHAEKFADIQAALQAGDQTTVPCNNDLLAANFVEDGDKIWLIDYEYSGNNDPCFELGNIWSECGLSLEQLDELVTAYYGARLRHKIARARLQGIVAKYGWTLWGCIQNASCPIEYDFWGWAMERYDAAVEEFNGPDFRRLLADVTRTD; encoded by the coding sequence ATGTCGTTTCTGTCCACCGAGGCTGAGGTCACTGCGCTGCTCGACCAGCTGCCCGCGCTCGCCGGTCCCCGCGAGGTGGTCGAACTCTCCGGCGGCCTGACCAATCGCAACTTCAAGGTCACCACCGCGGCGGGCCGCTTCGTGGCTCGCTGCACAGACACCAGTACCAACTTCCTGGAGATCGATCGCGACCAGGAGCATTACAACACCCGGGCTGCCGAGCAGGCCGGGATAGGCGCGCCCGTCATCGACTACCGTCCCGATCTCGGAGTTCTGCTGCTGGGTTTCGTGGACGGAAAGACGTTGTCCAATGCTGACTTCCAACGTCCGGACGTCATCGCCAAGGCCGCCGCCAGCTGCCGCATCCTGCATGCGGGGCCACGATTCCAGGGCCGTTTCGACATGTTCGAACGCCAGCCGGGGTATTTGAAGACAGTGCAGGACAACGGGTTCGCCATGCCCTCGGACTACCTGGACCACGCAGAAAAGTTCGCCGACATCCAAGCAGCGCTGCAGGCGGGCGATCAGACGACGGTGCCGTGCAACAACGACCTGTTGGCTGCAAACTTCGTCGAGGACGGCGACAAGATCTGGCTGATCGACTACGAGTACTCCGGTAACAACGATCCCTGCTTCGAACTCGGCAACATCTGGAGTGAGTGCGGCCTGTCGCTGGAGCAGCTCGACGAGCTCGTGACCGCCTACTACGGGGCCCGGCTGCGCCACAAGATCGCCAGGGCGCGCCTGCAGGGCATCGTCGCCAAGTACGGCTGGACATTGTGGGGGTGCATTCAGAATGCCTCGTGCCCCATCGAATACGACTTCTGGGGGTGGGCGATGGAACGTTACGACGCCGCCGTCGAGGAATTCAACGGCCCCGACTTCCGCAGGCTGCTCGCCGACGTCACCAGAACCGACTGA
- a CDS encoding GcvT family protein, producing the protein MTKSLPDRAHVVIIGGGVIGTSVAYHLTKLGYTDVVLLEQGRLSSGTTWHAAGLVGQLRASESATRIVQYSTQLYADLEAETGLSAGYKQCGGVTVARTEDRMIQLRRTVANAAAYGMECELLTPEQALEHYPVMRVDDLVGAIWLPGDGRANPTDLTMSLAKGARMRGAQVFEKTRVLDVLTDGARVTGVRTDAGDIEAEIVVNCAGQWAKQVGAMAGVNVPLHSAEHFYVVSEDIDGVHPDLPILRDPDGYTYFKEEVGGLVIGGFEPVAKPWVSPDKIPYPFEFQLLDEDWEHFEILMNNALLRIPALEVTGIKKFYNGPESFTPDNQFILGEAPECANFFVGAGFNSVGIATSGGAGRALAEWIVGGAPTGDMTGVDIRRFAPFNGNNRWLHDRVAEILGLHYEVPWPNREMTTARPFRRSPVHHLLADAGANFGSRMGWERANFFAPPGELPVIEYSWGKPNWLPWSAAEQTTTRESVTVFDQTSFSKYLVVGSDAEAALQWLCTADIGVEAGRAVYTGMLNERGTYESDVTVTRTGEEEFLIVSSAATTERDKDHIRKNIPDGLNATVVDVTSAYAVLGVMGPRSRDLLAGLTDADLSDAAFPFGSSRVISLGYATVRATRITYVGELGWELYVPAEFAVGVYEDLLTAGEQFGIGRGGYYAIDSLRLEKGYRAFGRELTPSENPVEAGLLFACKLNTDIDFLGREAVEKAKAQGPRKRCVSFKVDDPDAMLWGGELILRDGAVAGQVTSAAWGETTGGCVGLAYLRAGGAVIDAAWVNGGSYQVNVGGRCTRSRCHSRRSTTRQTPGSVDRLR; encoded by the coding sequence ATGACCAAGTCCCTGCCTGATCGCGCCCACGTCGTCATCATCGGCGGAGGTGTCATCGGCACCAGCGTCGCCTATCACCTCACCAAGCTCGGCTACACCGACGTCGTTCTGTTGGAGCAGGGCCGGCTGTCGTCGGGAACCACCTGGCACGCGGCGGGTCTGGTGGGGCAGTTGCGCGCCTCCGAGAGTGCCACCCGCATCGTGCAGTACTCCACCCAGCTGTACGCCGACCTGGAGGCCGAGACCGGGTTGTCAGCCGGCTACAAACAGTGCGGCGGTGTCACCGTGGCCCGCACCGAAGACCGGATGATCCAGCTGCGCCGTACCGTGGCCAACGCGGCGGCCTACGGTATGGAATGCGAATTGCTCACGCCGGAGCAGGCATTGGAGCACTACCCCGTGATGCGGGTCGACGATCTGGTGGGCGCCATCTGGCTGCCCGGTGACGGCAGGGCCAATCCCACCGATCTGACCATGTCGCTGGCCAAGGGCGCCCGCATGCGGGGCGCGCAGGTGTTCGAGAAGACCCGCGTCCTCGATGTTCTCACCGACGGTGCCCGGGTGACCGGGGTCCGTACCGACGCCGGCGACATCGAAGCCGAGATCGTGGTGAACTGCGCGGGACAGTGGGCCAAGCAGGTGGGCGCCATGGCCGGCGTCAACGTCCCGCTGCACTCGGCCGAGCACTTCTACGTCGTCAGCGAGGACATCGACGGAGTGCATCCCGACCTGCCCATCCTGCGTGACCCGGACGGCTACACCTACTTCAAGGAAGAGGTCGGCGGCCTGGTCATCGGCGGATTCGAACCCGTTGCCAAACCCTGGGTGTCGCCGGACAAGATTCCCTACCCCTTCGAATTCCAGCTGCTGGACGAGGATTGGGAACACTTCGAGATCCTGATGAACAATGCACTGCTGCGGATCCCGGCCCTCGAAGTCACCGGCATCAAGAAGTTCTACAACGGTCCGGAGAGCTTCACCCCGGACAACCAGTTCATTCTCGGCGAGGCACCCGAATGCGCCAACTTCTTCGTCGGCGCCGGATTCAACTCCGTGGGCATCGCCACCTCCGGCGGCGCCGGACGGGCATTGGCGGAGTGGATTGTCGGCGGTGCTCCCACCGGTGACATGACCGGTGTCGACATTCGCCGCTTCGCGCCGTTCAACGGCAACAACCGCTGGTTGCATGACAGGGTGGCCGAGATCCTGGGACTGCACTACGAAGTGCCGTGGCCCAACCGGGAGATGACCACCGCGCGGCCGTTCAGGCGCTCACCAGTTCATCACCTGCTGGCCGACGCCGGAGCCAACTTCGGCAGCCGAATGGGTTGGGAGCGAGCCAACTTCTTCGCCCCGCCTGGGGAGTTGCCCGTGATCGAGTACTCCTGGGGCAAGCCGAACTGGCTGCCGTGGTCGGCCGCCGAGCAGACCACCACCCGGGAGAGCGTCACCGTGTTCGACCAGACGTCGTTCTCGAAGTACCTGGTGGTCGGCTCGGATGCCGAAGCCGCGCTGCAGTGGTTGTGCACCGCCGACATCGGCGTCGAGGCCGGCCGCGCCGTCTACACCGGCATGCTCAACGAGCGTGGCACCTACGAATCCGACGTCACCGTCACCCGCACCGGCGAAGAAGAATTCCTGATCGTGTCCAGCGCGGCGACCACCGAACGCGACAAGGACCACATCAGGAAGAACATCCCGGACGGGCTGAACGCCACCGTCGTCGACGTCACGTCCGCCTACGCGGTGCTGGGCGTCATGGGCCCCAGATCGCGAGATCTGCTCGCCGGCCTCACCGATGCCGATCTCTCCGATGCCGCCTTTCCCTTCGGCAGCAGCCGCGTGATCTCGCTGGGCTACGCCACGGTGCGGGCCACCCGCATCACATACGTCGGCGAATTGGGTTGGGAGCTCTACGTTCCCGCAGAGTTCGCGGTCGGAGTCTATGAAGACCTGCTGACAGCGGGGGAGCAGTTCGGGATCGGCCGCGGCGGCTACTACGCCATAGATTCCCTACGGTTGGAAAAGGGCTACCGGGCGTTCGGCCGCGAGCTGACGCCGAGTGAGAATCCTGTCGAAGCAGGCCTGCTGTTCGCCTGCAAGCTCAACACCGACATCGACTTCCTGGGTCGCGAAGCCGTCGAGAAGGCCAAGGCCCAGGGGCCACGCAAGCGATGCGTCAGCTTCAAGGTCGACGACCCCGATGCCATGCTCTGGGGTGGCGAACTGATCCTGCGCGACGGGGCGGTGGCCGGGCAGGTCACCTCGGCGGCGTGGGGTGAGACCACCGGCGGGTGCGTCGGGTTGGCCTATCTGCGTGCCGGCGGCGCCGTCATCGACGCGGCATGGGTCAACGGCGGCAGCTATCAGGTGAACGTCGGGGGACGCTGCACCCGATCACGGTGTCACTCAAGGCGCTCTACGACCCGACAAACTCCCGGATCCGTTGACCGACTCAGGTGA
- a CDS encoding type II toxin-antitoxin system VapB family antitoxin has product MIFKGVREGKPYPEHGLSYRDWSQIPPRQIRLDELVTTTTVLALDRLLSEDSTFYGDLFPHAVRWKGIVYLEDGLHRAVRAALRNRTVLHARVFDMDLLAPVT; this is encoded by the coding sequence ATGATCTTCAAAGGCGTGCGCGAAGGCAAGCCGTACCCCGAGCACGGCCTGTCCTATCGCGACTGGTCGCAGATCCCGCCACGCCAGATCCGCCTCGACGAGTTGGTCACCACCACCACGGTGCTGGCGCTGGACCGGTTGCTGTCGGAGGATTCGACGTTCTATGGCGACCTGTTCCCGCACGCTGTGAGATGGAAGGGCATCGTCTACCTCGAGGACGGACTGCACCGCGCCGTGCGGGCCGCCCTGCGGAACCGCACCGTGCTGCACGCACGCGTCTTCGACATGGATCTGCTGGCCCCCGTCACCTGA